In the genome of Hymenobacter cellulosivorans, one region contains:
- a CDS encoding D-glycero-alpha-D-manno-heptose-1,7-bisphosphate 7-phosphatase, whose product MITDAVEPTSRAKAVFLDRDGVLNHEIGHYVWQLEEFVIAAGVPESLARLKAAGYRLIVVTNQAGIAKGLYTAQQVHACHQKLQQACDNAIDAFYFASAHPSVSESLMRKPDSLMLEKAIARFRIDPAQSWIVGDRLRDLQAGAKVGVRGILVGEGEEVRPALYAPDLRGATDIILAGL is encoded by the coding sequence ATGATTACAGATGCAGTTGAGCCCACCTCTCGTGCCAAAGCCGTGTTTCTGGACCGGGACGGCGTTTTGAACCACGAAATCGGCCACTACGTGTGGCAGCTGGAGGAATTTGTCATTGCCGCCGGCGTGCCCGAAAGCCTAGCCCGCCTCAAAGCCGCCGGTTACCGCCTGATTGTGGTCACCAACCAGGCCGGTATTGCCAAGGGCTTGTATACGGCTCAGCAGGTGCACGCCTGCCACCAGAAGCTGCAGCAAGCCTGTGATAATGCCATTGACGCCTTTTACTTCGCCAGTGCCCACCCCAGCGTGAGCGAGTCATTGATGCGCAAGCCCGACTCGCTGATGCTGGAAAAAGCCATAGCCCGCTTCCGCATCGACCCGGCCCAGAGCTGGATTGTCGGCGACCGGCTCCGCGACCTGCAGGCTGGCGCCAAGGTGGGCGTGCGGGGTATTTTGGTAGGGGAGGGCGAGGAAGTCCGCCCCGCGCTGTACGCTCCCGATTTGCGCGGGGCTACGGATATTATTCTCGCAGGACTTTGA
- the hemG gene encoding protoporphyrinogen oxidase, with protein sequence MRIAILGGGISGLTLAFYLQRAGVAYDLFDASPLPGGNIRSEHHDGYLLETGPNSLQLSDELSDLLEHAGLTDQLQDTAAVSANRYVLRAGKYQQLPGSPPGLLLSGFFSLKAKFNILRELRRPVQTPDPTETLAGFFRRRFGPEIVDYALNPFISGIYAGDPEQLLVHKTFPRMVELEQTHGSVLKGLAKSGTPGTRRRIITLRDGLQTLPKTLAAQLTNAHFGTAVTQLTRTPEGQYQLTTNGETQPATPYSAVVLALPTYAAAPLLQPLYPAAAAALEAVYHPPMTAVYTAYHRADVAHPLDGFGALHPKVEQPYAAGSIWTSSIYPNRVPDGHVLFTTFVGGTQYEAQARQPAEQQLAQVHAELSRFYGVRAVQPLWQYRYSWERAIPQFDHRIVAAHAAADALVADGIYSTANWRAGVGVPDCIRHARTLAEKIAQGAN encoded by the coding sequence ATGCGGATTGCAATTCTTGGGGGCGGTATTTCGGGCCTTACTCTGGCCTTTTACCTGCAGCGGGCCGGTGTGGCCTACGACCTATTTGATGCCAGCCCCTTGCCCGGCGGCAATATCCGCTCCGAACACCACGACGGCTACCTGCTCGAAACCGGCCCCAATTCTCTGCAGCTCAGCGACGAGCTCAGTGACTTACTCGAACACGCAGGCCTCACCGACCAGCTGCAGGACACGGCAGCTGTGAGTGCCAACCGCTACGTGTTGCGGGCGGGTAAGTACCAGCAGCTGCCCGGCTCTCCGCCCGGTCTGCTGCTGAGCGGCTTCTTTAGTCTGAAGGCCAAGTTCAACATCCTGCGCGAACTACGCCGCCCGGTACAAACGCCAGACCCTACCGAAACCCTGGCTGGCTTCTTCCGCCGCCGCTTCGGCCCCGAAATCGTGGATTACGCCCTGAACCCCTTCATTTCGGGCATTTACGCCGGCGACCCGGAGCAGCTGTTGGTGCACAAGACTTTCCCCAGGATGGTGGAACTGGAACAGACCCACGGCTCGGTGCTCAAGGGCCTGGCTAAAAGCGGCACACCCGGCACCCGGCGCCGCATCATCACCCTGCGCGACGGGCTGCAAACCTTGCCCAAAACCCTGGCGGCTCAGCTCACCAATGCCCACTTCGGCACGGCCGTAACCCAGCTAACCCGCACCCCGGAAGGCCAGTACCAGCTGACGACCAACGGCGAAACTCAGCCCGCTACGCCCTACTCGGCCGTGGTGCTGGCCCTGCCTACCTACGCGGCAGCACCATTGCTGCAGCCGCTGTATCCCGCGGCCGCGGCCGCGCTGGAGGCCGTGTATCACCCGCCAATGACGGCCGTGTATACGGCCTACCACCGCGCCGACGTAGCTCACCCGCTCGATGGTTTTGGGGCCCTGCATCCCAAAGTAGAGCAGCCTTACGCCGCCGGCAGCATCTGGACTAGCTCCATTTACCCAAATCGGGTGCCCGACGGACACGTTTTGTTTACCACGTTTGTTGGAGGTACGCAGTACGAGGCGCAGGCGCGGCAACCGGCCGAGCAGCAGCTGGCCCAGGTGCACGCCGAGTTGAGCCGTTTTTACGGCGTCCGGGCAGTGCAACCCCTGTGGCAATACCGGTACTCTTGGGAGCGGGCCATTCCGCAGTTCGACCACCGCATCGTGGCGGCGCACGCGGCGGCCGATGCCCTGGTGGCCGACGGTATTTACAGCACGGCCAACTGGCGGGCCGGTGTGGGCGTGCCCGATTGCATTCGCCACGCTCGGACCTTGGCCGAAAAAATTGCGCAGGGCGCAAACTGA
- a CDS encoding polyprenol monophosphomannose synthase, which translates to MNDGLVLIPTYNERENAELIIRKVFSLPKGFDVLVIDDGSPDGTAEVVRGLQQEFPDRLFLEERSGKLGLGTAYIHGFRWALARNYQYIFEMDADFSHNPEDLVRLYEACAVDGYDMAIGSRYIQGVNVVNWPMDRVLMSWFASAYVRLITGMPIADATAGFKCYTARVLRTIPLDRIRFVGYAFQIEMKWLAYKYGFRIKEVPIIFTDRTRGTSKMTKGIFQEALFGVVQMKLSSLFRTFERIPAGTPAPTVSASAATPARETR; encoded by the coding sequence ATGAATGATGGGCTCGTCCTGATACCAACCTATAATGAGCGGGAAAACGCGGAGTTGATTATCCGCAAAGTGTTTTCCCTGCCCAAAGGCTTTGACGTGCTCGTTATCGACGATGGCTCGCCCGACGGCACCGCCGAGGTGGTGCGCGGCCTGCAGCAGGAATTTCCCGACCGTCTATTTCTGGAAGAGCGCAGCGGTAAGCTGGGTCTGGGCACGGCCTATATCCACGGCTTCCGGTGGGCCCTGGCACGCAACTACCAGTACATCTTCGAGATGGATGCCGACTTCTCGCACAACCCCGAAGATCTGGTCCGCCTCTACGAGGCCTGCGCCGTGGATGGCTACGACATGGCCATTGGCTCGCGCTATATCCAGGGGGTAAACGTGGTCAACTGGCCCATGGACCGGGTGCTGATGTCGTGGTTCGCCTCGGCGTACGTGCGCCTGATTACCGGCATGCCCATTGCCGACGCCACGGCCGGCTTCAAATGCTACACGGCCCGGGTACTGCGCACCATTCCGCTGGACCGAATCCGTTTTGTGGGCTACGCCTTTCAGATCGAGATGAAGTGGCTGGCTTACAAGTATGGCTTCCGCATCAAGGAAGTGCCGATTATCTTCACCGACCGCACCCGGGGCACGTCCAAGATGACCAAGGGCATCTTTCAGGAAGCGCTGTTTGGGGTAGTGCAGATGAAGCTCAGCAGCCTGTTCCGCACCTTCGAGCGGATACCAGCCGGCACTCCGGCGCCCACTGTTTCAGCTTCCGCCGCAACCCCGGCCCGCGAAACCAGGTAA
- a CDS encoding TerC family protein yields the protein MENSLAFWVGFNAFVLLMLMLDLLVFNRKAHVVRIREALGWSAFWIALSLAFNYLVYRTMGQQAGLEFLTGYLIEKSLSVDNLFVFLLIFTYFKVPQEYQHRILFWGVIGALVLRAVFILAGAALLAKFHFLMYVLGAFLVYTGIRMALSAGEPEINPDDNPVVKFLSRHLPITSKMEGGKFFVRKERLLFATPLFVVLVMVETTDVVFAADSIPAILAISRNTFIVYTSNVFALLGLRALYFALAGLMQLFHYLHYGLALILVFIGGKLLLAEFYELPMTISLGVVGVLLLGSVALSLLFPKKDSPLIPPAPEE from the coding sequence ATGGAAAACTCCCTCGCCTTCTGGGTAGGCTTCAATGCCTTTGTGCTCCTGATGCTGATGCTCGACCTGCTGGTGTTCAACCGCAAGGCGCACGTGGTCCGCATCCGGGAAGCCCTGGGCTGGAGTGCGTTCTGGATTGCCCTTTCCCTGGCCTTCAACTATCTGGTGTACCGCACTATGGGCCAGCAGGCCGGCCTGGAATTCCTGACCGGCTACCTGATTGAGAAGTCGCTGAGCGTCGACAACCTGTTCGTCTTTCTGCTGATTTTCACCTACTTCAAGGTGCCGCAGGAATACCAGCACCGTATTCTGTTCTGGGGCGTCATCGGGGCCCTAGTGCTGCGGGCCGTGTTTATCCTGGCCGGAGCGGCCTTGCTGGCCAAGTTTCACTTTCTGATGTACGTGCTGGGTGCCTTTTTGGTGTACACCGGCATCCGGATGGCTTTGAGTGCCGGGGAGCCCGAAATCAACCCCGACGACAACCCCGTGGTAAAGTTTCTGAGCCGCCACTTGCCCATCACCAGCAAGATGGAAGGCGGCAAGTTTTTCGTGCGCAAGGAGCGGCTGCTGTTTGCCACGCCCCTGTTTGTGGTGCTGGTGATGGTTGAAACAACCGACGTGGTCTTTGCCGCCGACTCGATTCCGGCCATCCTGGCTATTTCCCGCAACACGTTTATTGTCTATACCTCCAACGTGTTTGCTTTGCTGGGGCTGCGGGCCCTGTATTTTGCCCTGGCTGGCCTCATGCAGCTGTTTCACTACCTGCACTACGGCCTGGCCCTGATTCTGGTCTTTATCGGCGGCAAGCTGCTTTTGGCCGAGTTCTACGAGCTTCCCATGACCATTTCCTTGGGCGTAGTGGGAGTGCTGCTCCTGGGTTCGGTGGCCTTGTCCTTGCTCTTTCCTAAAAAGGATTCTCCCCTTATTCCGCCGGCTCCGGAAGAATAG
- a CDS encoding transglycosylase domain-containing protein produces the protein MTSATKKKIGIGLGILAVLLGVALGVFLLKRQQLLDYALQRAKAKVERKYPVTLTLGKARFTDLNTVGIAGMSMVPTAAPTDTLLQARQMTVSLSVRSLFAGRPVFSNLEINDAQLTARKTATTDNFSFLYKKKGAQPATPRDTTKGVNYGLLVNQLLEGSFDNIPEEADFRNFLVTFDSPRHRARITMPRLAIEDGDISGQVTAVIDSVENRVGVQGHVEPGDYALNAEVFGLERRPVVLPYVLRRYGARVQFDTLRLSLTDKDLDDDELTVRGTASAANFIVNHPKLSDRDVRFPRGGIDFVARLGQAFAALDKGTKVTLNRMEFFPVMSVRKLPVNQRVIGKMVNGLRSRSEALAGLQVNADVESAETPANTFFEALPEGMFNTLEGMQGEGTLTYRLHLALDMNQLDSLEFNSGLTPKNFRISRFGRENLNKLNEDFSYTAYNDDGDSIKTFSVGPSNPKFTPYSEVPNYLKNAIMTAEDPRFMSHKGFMEKAFVKSAIQNIKEKRFARGGSTLSMQLIKNVFLTRQKTVTRKIEEALIVWLIENTRLVSKERMFEVYLNIIEWGPKVYGVNEAARFYFDKQPSNLNLSESLYLASIIPRPKRFQMSFNQYGEMRSAARYFHRLIADLMERKGMISEGDRESVTYNLSFPGRAHSSIFRAVRPDTTRTVFAPDSTQFEQPLNLIDLLGGEAPDAGVNTNATPPATTPPPKQ, from the coding sequence GTGACTTCAGCTACTAAGAAAAAAATAGGCATCGGTCTGGGCATCCTCGCGGTGTTGCTCGGCGTGGCCCTGGGCGTATTCTTGCTCAAACGACAGCAGCTTCTGGATTATGCTCTGCAACGGGCAAAAGCCAAAGTAGAGCGGAAATATCCAGTAACCCTGACCCTGGGGAAGGCCCGCTTTACCGACCTCAATACCGTGGGTATTGCCGGTATGAGCATGGTGCCTACGGCCGCGCCCACCGATACGCTGCTGCAAGCCCGCCAGATGACCGTGTCGTTGAGCGTGCGGTCCTTGTTTGCCGGCCGCCCGGTGTTTAGCAACCTCGAAATCAACGACGCTCAGCTCACGGCCCGCAAAACGGCCACCACCGACAACTTCTCCTTTCTCTATAAGAAAAAAGGTGCCCAGCCTGCCACTCCGCGCGATACCACGAAGGGCGTGAACTATGGCCTGCTGGTCAACCAACTGCTGGAGGGCAGCTTCGACAATATTCCCGAGGAAGCCGACTTTCGCAACTTCCTGGTTACGTTCGACAGCCCGCGCCACCGGGCCCGCATCACCATGCCCCGGCTGGCTATCGAGGACGGCGACATCAGCGGGCAGGTGACGGCCGTCATCGACTCGGTCGAGAACCGCGTCGGGGTGCAGGGCCATGTGGAGCCCGGCGACTACGCCCTCAATGCCGAGGTGTTCGGCCTGGAGCGCCGGCCGGTGGTGCTGCCCTACGTGCTGCGCCGCTACGGAGCCCGGGTGCAATTCGACACGCTGCGCCTGAGCCTGACCGACAAGGACCTCGACGACGACGAGCTGACGGTGCGCGGTACGGCCTCGGCGGCCAACTTCATTGTAAACCACCCCAAGCTCTCGGACCGTGACGTGCGTTTTCCCCGCGGCGGCATCGACTTTGTGGCCCGTCTGGGCCAGGCCTTTGCCGCCCTGGATAAGGGCACGAAAGTGACCCTGAACCGCATGGAGTTTTTCCCCGTCATGAGCGTGCGCAAGCTGCCGGTGAACCAGCGGGTAATTGGTAAAATGGTGAACGGGCTGCGCAGCCGCAGTGAGGCGCTGGCTGGTCTGCAGGTAAATGCCGACGTGGAATCGGCGGAGACCCCGGCCAACACTTTCTTCGAGGCCCTGCCCGAAGGCATGTTCAACACCTTGGAAGGCATGCAGGGCGAAGGCACGCTCACGTACCGCCTGCATCTGGCCCTGGACATGAACCAGCTCGACAGCCTGGAGTTCAACTCTGGTCTGACACCCAAGAATTTTCGCATCAGCCGCTTCGGCCGCGAGAATCTGAACAAGCTCAACGAAGACTTTTCCTACACGGCCTACAACGACGACGGCGACTCTATTAAAACCTTCTCGGTGGGTCCTTCCAACCCGAAGTTTACGCCCTACAGCGAGGTGCCCAATTACCTGAAAAACGCCATCATGACGGCCGAGGACCCGCGCTTCATGTCCCACAAGGGCTTCATGGAAAAGGCGTTTGTGAAGTCGGCCATTCAGAACATCAAGGAAAAGCGCTTTGCCCGTGGCGGCAGTACGCTGTCGATGCAGCTAATTAAGAATGTGTTTCTGACCCGGCAGAAAACCGTGACCCGCAAGATCGAAGAGGCCCTGATTGTGTGGCTTATCGAAAACACTCGGCTGGTATCGAAGGAGCGGATGTTTGAGGTCTATCTGAATATCATCGAGTGGGGCCCGAAAGTGTACGGCGTAAATGAGGCCGCACGCTTCTATTTCGACAAGCAGCCCAGCAACCTGAACCTGTCGGAAAGCCTGTACTTGGCCAGCATTATTCCGCGGCCCAAGCGCTTCCAGATGTCGTTTAACCAGTACGGCGAAATGCGCAGTGCGGCCCGCTATTTCCACCGCCTCATTGCCGACCTGATGGAGCGCAAAGGCATGATTTCGGAAGGCGACCGGGAAAGTGTGACCTATAATCTGAGTTTCCCCGGCCGTGCCCACAGTTCCATCTTCCGCGCCGTGCGCCCCGATACGACCCGCACCGTGTTTGCCCCCGACTCCACCCAGTTTGAGCAGCCCCTCAACCTGATTGACCTGCTCGGTGGAGAAGCCCCCGACGCCGGCGTGAACACCAACGCTACTCCGCCGGCAACGACCCCGCCGCCCAAGCAGTAA
- the purB gene encoding adenylosuccinate lyase has protein sequence MTAAADYAALSPLTAVSPLDGRYRRQTLPLAAYFSELALIRYRVLIEVEYFIALCELPLPQLQGVDEAVFGQLRGIYKNFSQAEAEAVKAHEKVTNHDVKAVEYFLRDQFSALGLGQYLEFIHFGLTSQDINNTAIPLSLQHALLHTLLPAYAQVRNQLATRAADWETIPMLARTHGQPASPTRLGKEIQVFVARLDAQVELLAQVPFGAKFGGATGNLNAHQVAYPQVDWKQFADVFVNNRLGLHRSQPTTQIEHYDHLAATCDGLKRLNNILIDLARDVWQYISMGYFKQTIKAGEVGSSAMPHKVNPIDFENAEGNLGVANAVLEHLAAKLPISRLQRDLTDSTVLRNLGVPLGHILIALTSLQRGLDKLALDEEALRRDLDANWAVVAEAIQTVLRRENYPDPYNALKALTRTGEAISQHSIREFIETLTVDESVKQELRAITPHTYVGI, from the coding sequence ATGACTGCTGCTGCCGACTACGCCGCCCTTTCCCCGCTCACTGCCGTTTCTCCCCTCGACGGGCGCTACCGCCGCCAAACCCTGCCCCTGGCGGCCTACTTCTCCGAGCTGGCCCTGATTCGCTACCGGGTGCTCATTGAGGTCGAATATTTTATTGCCCTCTGTGAATTGCCTTTGCCCCAGCTACAGGGCGTGGATGAGGCCGTTTTTGGCCAGCTACGCGGCATTTACAAGAACTTCTCCCAGGCCGAGGCCGAGGCCGTGAAGGCTCATGAAAAGGTCACGAACCACGATGTAAAGGCCGTGGAATACTTTCTGCGAGACCAGTTTTCGGCCCTGGGTTTGGGTCAGTACCTGGAGTTTATCCACTTCGGGCTGACTTCCCAGGACATCAACAACACGGCTATTCCGCTGAGCCTACAGCACGCGCTGCTGCACACGCTGCTGCCCGCCTATGCCCAGGTACGCAACCAGCTGGCCACCCGCGCCGCCGATTGGGAAACCATTCCGATGCTGGCCCGCACTCATGGGCAGCCGGCTTCGCCAACGCGGTTAGGCAAGGAAATCCAGGTGTTTGTGGCCCGGCTCGATGCCCAGGTAGAGCTGCTGGCCCAGGTGCCGTTCGGGGCCAAGTTTGGCGGGGCCACCGGCAACCTGAACGCCCATCAGGTAGCCTATCCGCAGGTCGACTGGAAGCAGTTTGCCGACGTATTCGTCAATAACCGCCTGGGCTTGCACCGCAGCCAGCCCACCACCCAGATTGAGCACTACGACCACCTGGCGGCCACCTGCGACGGGCTCAAGCGCCTCAACAACATCCTCATCGACCTGGCCCGGGACGTATGGCAGTACATTTCGATGGGTTACTTCAAACAGACCATCAAGGCCGGGGAAGTGGGCTCGTCGGCCATGCCGCACAAGGTCAACCCGATTGACTTCGAAAACGCCGAGGGCAACCTGGGCGTGGCCAACGCCGTGCTGGAGCACCTGGCGGCCAAGCTGCCCATCAGCCGCCTGCAGCGCGACCTGACCGACTCCACGGTGTTGCGCAACCTGGGCGTGCCGCTGGGTCATATCCTGATTGCGCTGACCTCTTTGCAGCGTGGCCTCGATAAGCTAGCCCTGGATGAGGAGGCTTTGCGCCGCGACCTGGACGCCAACTGGGCCGTGGTAGCCGAGGCCATCCAGACGGTGCTGCGGCGCGAGAATTACCCCGACCCCTATAATGCGCTGAAAGCGTTGACCCGCACCGGCGAGGCTATTTCGCAGCACAGTATCCGGGAGTTTATTGAGACCCTGACCGTGGACGAAAGCGTGAAGCAGGAGCTGCGCGCCATTACGCCCCATACCTACGTGGGCATCTAG
- a CDS encoding T9SS type A sorting domain-containing protein, with protein MNKFLLLAALLAGPGLTQAQSWQWVAAPTGTGNARVFATATDATGATVIAGDFTGTIMLGSTTLTSAGNRDVFVARLTSAGAFTQAVRAGGPDEDYAIDLALDASGTATVLGGFYSATAEFGSTVLTKVGPPGGAEVFVAQLGSAGTWTRAIPGGSGGAAFPSTLALDAAGNAVVAGFFYGPSTTFGPTTLANINTTGANVSAADIFVARLSSAGTWTQAVRGGGNGDDRAEGVALAADGTVVVVGSFRGQTMGLGTFSLVNADPSGQTNDVFVGRLGAAGAWTQAVRAGGAADDQARRLALDAAGNATIVGSFDSPAISFGSFTLTNANAAGTTSDIFAARFTPTGTWSQAVRAGGPGADRALAVAVSANGQATVGGLFASPTASFGNLSLSNADANGFSLDLFVARLNSEGSAWTQAVRAGAGSDEAVVDLALTNSGEATIAGLYLSTTTIGSTTLNSTTATDNTGFVARTTGLPLGVRQAAGTAPLAVYPNPAAAGAATLRLATATSVAQPLVLRDALGRVVRQTTLVAGQQEIQLPTVGLAPGVYLAEAGLSRVQVVVE; from the coding sequence ATGAACAAATTTTTACTGCTGGCCGCGCTACTGGCGGGTCCCGGCCTCACGCAGGCCCAGAGCTGGCAATGGGTGGCCGCCCCTACCGGTACCGGCAATGCCCGCGTATTCGCTACCGCCACTGACGCCACCGGGGCTACGGTAATTGCCGGTGACTTTACGGGCACTATTATGCTGGGCAGCACCACGCTCACCAGCGCCGGCAACCGCGACGTTTTCGTAGCCCGCCTCACCAGTGCCGGCGCCTTCACCCAGGCCGTGCGGGCCGGCGGCCCCGATGAAGACTACGCCATTGACTTGGCTCTGGACGCCAGCGGCACGGCCACCGTGCTGGGTGGCTTTTACAGCGCCACTGCCGAGTTTGGCTCTACGGTGCTGACAAAAGTTGGCCCTCCCGGCGGAGCGGAGGTGTTCGTGGCCCAGCTCGGCAGCGCCGGCACCTGGACGCGGGCCATACCGGGCGGCAGCGGCGGCGCAGCTTTCCCTTCTACGCTAGCCCTGGATGCGGCCGGGAATGCTGTGGTGGCAGGCTTTTTCTACGGCCCCAGCACGACCTTCGGCCCCACAACCCTGGCTAATATAAATACGACTGGCGCTAATGTTAGTGCCGCCGATATCTTCGTGGCCCGCCTGAGCAGCGCCGGCACCTGGACGCAGGCCGTCCGCGGCGGTGGCAACGGCGACGACCGGGCTGAAGGCGTAGCCCTGGCCGCTGATGGCACGGTGGTCGTGGTGGGCTCATTCCGGGGCCAGACGATGGGCCTGGGCACCTTCTCGCTGGTCAATGCCGACCCCAGCGGGCAGACGAACGACGTGTTTGTGGGCCGCCTGGGCGCCGCCGGTGCCTGGACCCAGGCCGTGCGGGCCGGCGGAGCGGCTGACGACCAGGCCCGCCGCCTGGCTCTTGATGCCGCGGGCAATGCCACCATCGTAGGAAGCTTTGACAGTCCGGCCATCAGCTTCGGCTCTTTCACGCTGACCAACGCCAATGCCGCCGGCACCACCTCGGATATCTTTGCCGCCCGCTTTACCCCGACCGGGACCTGGAGCCAGGCGGTGCGGGCCGGCGGGCCGGGTGCCGACCGCGCCCTGGCCGTAGCCGTCAGTGCCAATGGACAAGCCACGGTCGGGGGGTTGTTTGCTAGTCCTACTGCCTCGTTTGGCAACCTCTCGCTCAGCAATGCCGATGCTAACGGCTTCTCCCTCGACCTGTTTGTGGCCCGCCTCAATAGCGAGGGCTCGGCCTGGACCCAGGCAGTACGCGCGGGTGCCGGCAGTGACGAAGCCGTAGTGGACCTGGCGCTGACGAACTCGGGCGAGGCCACTATTGCCGGGCTCTACCTGTCGACTACAACCATCGGCTCGACGACCCTGAACTCAACTACTGCTACCGACAATACCGGCTTCGTGGCCCGTACCACAGGGCTACCCCTGGGCGTACGCCAGGCGGCCGGCACAGCCCCTCTGGCCGTGTATCCAAACCCCGCTGCAGCCGGGGCTGCCACGCTGCGGCTGGCAACGGCCACTTCGGTAGCCCAGCCCCTGGTGCTGCGCGACGCGCTGGGCCGGGTAGTACGTCAAACCACTCTGGTGGCGGGCCAGCAGGAAATACAATTGCCCACCGTGGGCCTGGCCCCCGGCGTGTACCTGGCCGAAGCCGGTCTGAGCCGCGTGCAGGTGGTCGTGGAGTAA
- a CDS encoding T9SS type A sorting domain-containing protein: MRIITNCLRAALIASLFTALPATVQAQSWQWATAATTTSNSSNVTITATALDGAGNTVVAGYFSGTVVLGTITLTSTGGIDGFVGRLSSTGVWTQAVRAGGSGAAVYINALALDNAGNAVVAGNFTGSTISFGTTTLTNAGGGSTTDIFVARLSSAGAWTQAVRAGTARSESAASLALDAAGHAVVGGTFYGPTASFGTTVLTNASPVSAGVDTGDLFIAHLSPAGTWTQVSGAGGTDDDALNALAVDANGTVSAVGYFKSPTISFGTTTLANIFPQGTVSTAFVARLSSAGAWTQATANTTGSPIPTEVAIDGSGNTVVAGFFFGTTTDFGPFTLTNTNPNGASGDIFVARLNSSGTWTQAIRAGGTDDDRNAGLSLDASGNAYVTGSFRGPSAAFGAITLTNANPASNANSKTDIFVARLSTNNIWTSAVRAGGLESESPTDIAVNSASNRVVLTGQFSNPLVIGPFTFPAPPNTTAYVAQLSDLTLGSKHATAQELVSLTPNPAHGSAQLALPAAASIHPVLVFDALGREVRRQTVPARSTTLTLNVAGLTPGLYVVRYGTATGRLVVE; the protein is encoded by the coding sequence ATGCGAATTATTACCAATTGCCTGCGTGCTGCCCTTATTGCTTCTCTGTTTACGGCGTTGCCGGCGACCGTGCAGGCGCAAAGCTGGCAGTGGGCCACGGCGGCTACTACTACCAGTAACAGCAGCAATGTTACGATTACCGCTACGGCTCTGGATGGGGCGGGCAACACCGTGGTGGCCGGCTATTTTAGTGGCACCGTCGTGCTGGGCACCATCACGCTGACCAGCACCGGCGGAATCGACGGCTTCGTGGGCCGCCTCAGCAGCACCGGAGTCTGGACCCAGGCCGTGCGCGCCGGGGGTAGCGGGGCCGCTGTGTACATCAATGCCCTGGCCCTGGATAATGCCGGCAACGCCGTAGTAGCCGGAAACTTTACCGGCTCTACCATCAGCTTTGGGACTACCACGCTTACCAATGCGGGCGGGGGCTCTACTACCGACATCTTCGTGGCTCGTCTGAGCAGCGCCGGCGCCTGGACGCAGGCCGTGCGGGCTGGCACTGCCCGCAGTGAATCGGCGGCTTCTCTGGCCCTGGATGCCGCGGGCCATGCCGTTGTAGGGGGCACTTTTTACGGTCCCACGGCCAGTTTTGGCACCACTGTGCTCACTAATGCCAGCCCCGTGAGTGCGGGCGTTGATACCGGCGACCTTTTCATTGCCCACCTCAGCCCGGCTGGCACCTGGACCCAAGTAAGTGGCGCCGGGGGCACTGATGATGACGCTCTCAATGCGCTGGCCGTCGATGCGAACGGAACGGTGAGTGCGGTGGGGTATTTCAAGAGCCCGACCATAAGTTTTGGTACTACCACGTTGGCCAATATTTTTCCCCAGGGCACGGTTAGCACAGCCTTTGTGGCCCGCCTCAGCAGCGCCGGTGCCTGGACCCAGGCCACGGCCAATACCACGGGCTCCCCTATTCCTACCGAAGTGGCAATAGATGGCAGCGGTAATACCGTCGTAGCGGGCTTTTTCTTTGGCACCACTACCGACTTTGGCCCCTTTACGCTGACCAATACCAACCCCAACGGCGCCAGCGGCGACATTTTCGTGGCCCGCCTCAACAGTAGTGGTACCTGGACCCAGGCCATCCGCGCCGGGGGCACTGATGATGACCGTAACGCGGGCCTCAGCCTCGACGCCAGCGGCAATGCTTACGTGACCGGGTCTTTTCGGGGACCTTCGGCTGCATTTGGCGCCATCACTCTTACCAACGCCAACCCAGCCAGCAATGCCAATAGCAAGACCGACATCTTTGTGGCTCGCCTGAGCACCAACAACATCTGGACCAGTGCCGTGCGAGCGGGGGGCCTTGAGAGTGAAAGCCCAACGGACATAGCCGTGAACAGCGCCAGCAACAGGGTAGTACTTACCGGGCAGTTTTCTAACCCACTGGTCATTGGGCCCTTTACGTTCCCGGCTCCGCCCAACACCACGGCCTACGTAGCCCAGTTGTCGGACCTGACGCTAGGTAGCAAGCACGCCACCGCTCAGGAACTGGTAAGTCTGACGCCCAACCCGGCCCACGGCAGCGCTCAGCTGGCTCTGCCCGCCGCCGCCAGTATCCACCCCGTACTGGTCTTCGACGCCTTAGGCCGCGAGGTGCGCCGCCAGACCGTGCCAGCACGCTCCACCACGCTTACCCTGAACGTGGCCGGCCTGACGCCCGGCCTGTACGTGGTGCGCTACGGAACAGCCACGGGTCGTTTGGTAGTCGAGTAG